In a genomic window of Streptococcus oralis subsp. tigurinus:
- the ftsW gene encoding cell division peptidoglycan polymerase FtsW: MKISKRHLLNYSILIPYFLLSILGLIVVYSTTSATLIEEGKSAFQLVRNQGIFWVASLVLIALIYKLKLGFLRNGRLIFIVMIVEMVLLALARLVGTPVNGAYGWISVGPVTIQPAEYLKIIIIWYLAYRFSKQQDEIAVYDFQVLTQNQWLPRAFNDWRFVLLVLIGSLGIFPDLGNATILVLVALIMYTVSGIAYRWFSTILALLAGSSILVLSVIRLVGVEKFSQIPVFGYVAKRFSAFFNPFNDLAGAGHQLANSYYAMVNGGWFGLGLGNSIEKRGYLPEAHTDFVFSIVIEEFGFVGASMILALLFFLILRIILVGIRAKDPFNSMVAIGVGGMILVQVFVNIGGISGLIPSTGVTFPFLSQGGNSLLVLSVAIALVLNIDASEKRAKLIREYESQTVEGL, translated from the coding sequence ATGAAAATTAGTAAAAGGCACCTACTAAACTATTCCATTTTGATTCCTTATTTTCTTCTGTCAATTTTGGGGTTGATTGTAGTTTACTCGACAACGAGTGCAACCCTAATTGAAGAAGGAAAAAGCGCTTTTCAATTGGTACGTAACCAGGGGATTTTCTGGGTAGCTAGTTTGGTTTTGATTGCCTTAATCTATAAATTAAAATTAGGTTTCCTGAGAAATGGACGTCTCATTTTTATCGTGATGATTGTGGAGATGGTTCTTTTAGCCCTAGCGCGTCTGGTCGGAACACCTGTCAATGGAGCATATGGATGGATTTCTGTAGGACCTGTAACGATTCAGCCGGCTGAATACCTTAAGATTATCATCATCTGGTACCTGGCATATCGTTTTTCAAAACAGCAAGATGAGATTGCGGTTTATGATTTCCAGGTGTTGACCCAAAATCAATGGCTACCTCGAGCTTTTAACGACTGGCGTTTTGTTCTGCTGGTTCTGATTGGTAGTTTGGGGATTTTCCCCGACTTGGGAAATGCGACCATCTTGGTCTTGGTAGCGCTCATTATGTACACCGTTAGTGGAATAGCCTATCGTTGGTTCTCGACCATTCTAGCTCTCTTAGCAGGGAGTTCAATTTTAGTATTGTCTGTCATTCGTCTCGTTGGGGTTGAAAAATTTTCTCAGATACCGGTATTTGGTTACGTTGCTAAACGTTTCAGTGCCTTCTTTAATCCCTTTAATGACTTGGCGGGTGCAGGACACCAGCTTGCAAATTCTTACTATGCCATGGTTAATGGAGGCTGGTTCGGACTGGGATTGGGAAATTCGATCGAGAAGCGTGGTTATCTGCCGGAAGCCCATACGGATTTCGTGTTTTCGATTGTCATCGAAGAGTTTGGATTCGTAGGAGCGAGTATGATTTTGGCTTTACTCTTCTTCTTAATTTTGCGAATCATCTTGGTTGGTATTCGAGCTAAGGATCCCTTTAACTCCATGGTTGCTATCGGTGTCGGAGGGATGATTCTTGTTCAGGTCTTTGTCAATATCGGTGGGATTTCTGGTTTGATTCCTTCTACAGGGGTGACCTTCCCCTTCCTTTCACAAGGTGGGAACAGTCTCCTGGTATTATCCGTAGCCATTGCCCTTGTATTAAATATCGATGCCAGCGAGAAACGTGCTAAACTCATTAGAGAATACGAATCTCAAACTGTTGAAGGTCTGTAA
- the prsA gene encoding peptidylprolyl isomerase PrsA, translating to MKKKLMAGAITLLSVATLAACSNSSEGKDLISMKGDVITENQFFEEVKNNPTAQQVLLNMTIQKVFEKQYGSEVTEQDVDDSVAEEQKKYGDSYNSVLQRAGMTPEARKAQIRTSKLVELAVKKAAESELTDEAYQKAFEAYTPDVTAQIIRMDNEDKAKEVLEKAKAEGADFAQLAKDNSNDDKTKENGGEITFDSASTELPEQVKKAAFALDVNGVSDVITATGTQAYSNQFYIVKVTKKTEKSSNLDDYKEKLKTIILTQKQNDSAFVQGVIGKELQAANIKVKDQAFQNIFTQYIGGGDSSSSSSSSSN from the coding sequence ATGAAGAAAAAACTAATGGCAGGAGCCATCACACTTTTATCAGTAGCAACACTTGCAGCTTGTTCAAACAGTTCTGAAGGAAAAGATTTGATCAGCATGAAAGGTGATGTGATTACAGAAAATCAATTCTTTGAAGAAGTAAAGAACAATCCAACTGCGCAACAAGTCTTGCTAAACATGACTATCCAAAAAGTCTTTGAAAAACAATATGGTTCTGAAGTGACTGAACAAGATGTGGATGATTCTGTTGCGGAAGAACAAAAGAAATACGGTGATAGCTATAACAGCGTCCTTCAACGTGCAGGTATGACTCCTGAAGCTCGTAAAGCTCAAATCCGTACCAGCAAATTGGTTGAATTGGCAGTTAAGAAGGCAGCTGAGAGTGAATTGACAGATGAAGCCTACCAAAAAGCTTTCGAAGCGTACACACCAGATGTAACTGCTCAAATCATCCGTATGGATAATGAAGACAAGGCAAAAGAAGTGCTTGAGAAAGCCAAGGCAGAAGGTGCAGATTTTGCTCAGTTGGCGAAAGACAACTCTAACGACGATAAGACAAAAGAAAATGGTGGAGAAATCACTTTTGACTCTGCTTCTACAGAACTTCCAGAACAAGTCAAGAAAGCTGCCTTTGCTTTGGATGTGAACGGTGTTTCTGATGTGATTACGGCTACTGGAACACAAGCCTACAGCAATCAATTCTACATCGTTAAAGTAACGAAGAAGACAGAAAAATCTTCTAACTTGGATGACTACAAAGAAAAATTGAAGACCATCATTTTGACTCAAAAACAAAATGATTCAGCTTTTGTTCAAGGAGTAATTGGTAAAGAATTGCAAGCTGCAAACATCAAAGTCAAAGACCAAGCCTTCCAAAACATCTTCACCCAATACATCGGTGGTGGTGACTCAAGCTCAAGCAGCAGCTCTTCATCTAACTAA
- a CDS encoding O-methyltransferase, giving the protein MVESYSKNANHNMRRPVVKEEIVEFMRQRQKQVTGSLKELGTFARKENIPIIPHETVAYFRFLMESLQPKNILEIGTAIGFSALLMAEHAPNAKITTIDRNPEMIGFAKKNFAQFDSRKQITLIEGDAVDVLSSLTETYDFVFMDSAKSKYIVFLPEILKRLEVGGVVVLDDIFQGGDVAKDIMEVRRGQRTIYRGLQRLFEATLDNPDLTATLVPLGDGILMLRKNVADVQLPESE; this is encoded by the coding sequence ATGGTAGAGTCTTATAGTAAAAATGCCAATCACAATATGCGTCGTCCCGTCGTCAAGGAAGAAATCGTAGAGTTTATGCGCCAGCGTCAAAAGCAGGTGACAGGTTCCTTGAAAGAATTGGGGACCTTCGCTCGCAAGGAGAATATTCCCATTATTCCTCATGAAACAGTTGCTTATTTCCGTTTTCTCATGGAAAGTCTGCAACCCAAGAACATTTTGGAAATTGGGACAGCAATTGGTTTTTCAGCCCTCCTGATGGCAGAACATGCGCCAAATGCAAAGATTACAACCATTGACCGTAATCCTGAGATGATCGGCTTTGCCAAGAAAAACTTTGCCCAGTTTGACAGTCGTAAGCAAATCACCCTTATAGAGGGAGATGCAGTCGATGTTTTATCTAGTCTGACAGAAACATATGACTTTGTCTTTATGGATTCAGCCAAGTCCAAGTACATCGTCTTTCTACCTGAAATCCTCAAACGATTAGAAGTTGGTGGAGTAGTGGTCTTGGATGACATTTTCCAAGGAGGCGATGTTGCCAAGGATATCATGGAAGTCCGCCGTGGTCAAAGAACTATTTACCGTGGTTTGCAAAGACTTTTTGAAGCAACGTTGGACAATCCAGATTTAACGGCAACTCTAGTTCCGCTTGGGGATGGCATTCTCATGCTACGTAAGAATGTAGCAGATGTGCAACTTCCTGAGAGTGAATGA
- the pepF gene encoding oligoendopeptidase F — MVLQRHEINEKDTWDLSTIYPTDQAWEEALKDLTEKVQTASQYEGHLLDSADSLLEITEFSLDLERQVEKLYVYAHMKNDQDTREAKYQEYYAKAMTLYSQLEQAFSFYEPEFMEISEEQYEAFLEAQPKLQVYKHFFDKLSQKKDHVLSQREEELLAGAGEIFGAASETFAILDNADITFPYVLDDEGKEVQLSHGTYIRLMESKNREVRRSAYEALYATYEQFQHTYAKTLQTNVKVQNYRAKVRNYKSARHAALAANFVPESVYDNLVAAVRKHLPLLHRYLELRSKILGISDLKMYDVYTPLSSVEYSFTYEEALKKAEEALAVLGDDYLSRVKRAFSERWIDVYENQGKRSGAYSGGSYDTNAFMLLNWQDNLDNLFTLVHETGHSMHSSYTRETQPYVYGDYSIFLAEIASTTNENILTEKLLEEVEDDATRFAILNNFLDGFRGTVFRQTQFAEFEHAIHQADQNGEVLTSDFLNKLYADLNQEYYGLSKEDNPQIQYEWARIPHFYYNYYVYQYSTGFAAASALAEKIVHGSQEDRDRYIDYLKAGKSDYPLNVMRKAGVDMEKEDYLNDAFAVFERRLNEFEALVEKLGLA; from the coding sequence ATGGTATTACAACGACATGAAATAAATGAAAAAGATACATGGGATCTTTCAACAATCTACCCAACAGACCAGGCTTGGGAAGAAGCCTTGAAAGATTTAACTGAAAAAGTACAAACAGCATCTCAGTATGAGGGGCATCTCTTGGATAGCGCAGACAGTTTGCTTGAGATTACAGAATTCTCGCTTGACTTGGAACGCCAAGTTGAAAAGCTTTATGTCTATGCACATATGAAAAATGACCAGGACACGCGTGAAGCCAAGTATCAAGAGTACTATGCCAAGGCAATGACCCTATACAGTCAGTTAGAACAAGCATTTTCATTCTATGAACCTGAGTTTATGGAGATTAGTGAGGAGCAGTATGAGGCCTTCCTAGAAGCTCAACCAAAACTCCAAGTTTACAAGCACTTTTTTGACAAGCTCTCGCAAAAGAAAGACCATGTTCTTTCGCAACGTGAGGAAGAATTGCTTGCGGGAGCAGGAGAAATCTTTGGCGCTGCTAGTGAAACCTTTGCTATTTTGGACAATGCGGATATCACCTTCCCATATGTCCTTGATGACGAAGGCAAGGAAGTGCAACTCTCACACGGCACTTATATCCGTTTGATGGAGTCTAAAAATCGTGAGGTGCGTCGTAGTGCCTATGAAGCCCTCTATGCGACTTACGAGCAATTCCAACACACTTATGCTAAGACTTTGCAGACAAATGTCAAGGTGCAAAACTACCGTGCCAAAGTTCGCAACTATAAGAGTGCTCGCCATGCAGCCCTCGCAGCAAACTTTGTCCCAGAGAGTGTCTATGACAATCTAGTAGCAGCAGTTCGCAAGCATTTGCCTCTCTTGCATCGTTACCTTGAACTTCGTTCTAAAATCTTGGGGATTTCAGATCTCAAGATGTATGATGTTTACACACCACTATCTTCAGTAGAATACAGCTTTACCTACGAAGAAGCCTTGAAAAAGGCAGAAGAAGCCTTGGCAGTCTTGGGTGACGACTACTTGAGCCGTGTCAAACGTGCCTTTAGCGAGCGTTGGATTGATGTTTATGAAAACCAAGGCAAGCGTTCTGGTGCTTATTCTGGTGGTTCTTATGATACTAATGCCTTCATGCTTCTCAACTGGCAGGATAACTTAGATAATCTCTTTACCCTTGTCCATGAGACAGGTCACAGTATGCACTCCAGCTATACTCGTGAAACCCAACCTTATGTTTACGGAGATTACTCAATTTTCTTGGCTGAGATTGCCTCAACGACCAATGAAAATATCTTGACGGAGAAATTACTGGAAGAAGTAGAAGACGATGCGACGCGCTTTGCTATCCTCAATAACTTCTTGGACGGTTTCCGTGGAACGGTCTTCCGCCAAACTCAATTCGCTGAGTTCGAACATGCCATTCACCAAGCAGACCAAAATGGAGAAGTCTTGACAAGTGATTTTCTGAATAAACTCTACGCTGACTTGAACCAAGAGTACTATGGACTCAGCAAGGAAGACAATCCTCAAATCCAGTACGAATGGGCACGCATTCCTCATTTCTACTATAACTACTATGTTTATCAGTATTCAACAGGTTTTGCAGCTGCTTCAGCCTTGGCTGAGAAGATTGTCCATGGAAGTCAAGAAGACCGTGACCGCTATATCGACTACCTCAAGGCTGGTAAGTCTGACTATCCGCTTAATGTTATGAGAAAAGCGGGAGTGGATATGGAGAAGGAAGACTATCTCAACGACGCCTTTGCAGTCTTTGAACGCCGTTTAAATGAGTTTGAAGCCCTTGTTGAAAAATTGGGACTGGCTTAA
- a CDS encoding competence protein CoiA, whose protein sequence is MFVARDAKGNLVNALEKDVTKQAYTCPACGGGLRLRQGQSIRTHFAHERLRDCIAIFENESPEHLGNKEVLYHWAKKDCQVALEYALPEIQQIADVLVNEKLALEVQCSPLSQKLLGDRSQGYRSQGYQVIWLLGEKLWLKERLTQLQRGFLYFSQNMGFYAWELDLKNQVLRLKYLLHQDLRGKLHFQVKEFPYGQGNLLEILRFPYQKQKLSCFAVVQDTTICHYIRQQLYYQTPYWMKKQEETYQQGDNLLNRQLDDWYPQVRPIESGDFLQIETDLTSYYRNFQAYYQKNPKNNRQKLYPPAFYHLYFSKNVVK, encoded by the coding sequence ATGTTTGTAGCTAGAGATGCCAAGGGAAATTTGGTGAATGCTCTCGAAAAAGATGTGACCAAGCAAGCTTATACTTGTCCAGCCTGTGGGGGCGGACTACGATTACGCCAAGGACAGAGTATTCGAACGCACTTTGCCCATGAAAGGTTAAGAGATTGTATTGCTATTTTCGAGAATGAAAGTCCAGAACACTTGGGAAATAAAGAGGTCCTTTATCACTGGGCCAAGAAAGACTGTCAGGTTGCCCTAGAGTACGCTCTTCCTGAGATTCAGCAGATAGCAGATGTTCTCGTAAATGAGAAACTAGCTCTGGAGGTTCAGTGTAGCCCCTTGTCTCAAAAGCTTTTAGGCGATAGAAGCCAAGGATACCGTAGCCAGGGCTATCAGGTTATCTGGCTACTGGGAGAAAAACTCTGGTTAAAAGAGCGATTAACACAACTGCAAAGGGGATTCCTCTATTTTAGTCAAAATATGGGTTTCTATGCCTGGGAACTAGATCTCAAAAATCAAGTTCTGAGACTCAAATATCTTTTACATCAGGACCTACGTGGCAAGCTTCATTTTCAGGTAAAGGAATTTCCCTATGGTCAAGGAAATCTCTTGGAAATTTTACGATTTCCTTATCAGAAACAAAAACTGTCTTGTTTTGCAGTTGTGCAAGATACCACTATCTGTCACTACATTCGCCAACAGTTGTACTACCAAACGCCTTACTGGATGAAAAAGCAGGAGGAGACCTATCAGCAAGGGGATAATCTATTAAACCGTCAACTGGACGACTGGTATCCCCAAGTCAGACCAATAGAATCGGGTGATTTTTTGCAGATTGAAACGGATTTGACTAGCTATTATAGAAATTTTCAGGCTTACTATCAAAAAAATCCGAAAAATAATCGCCAAAAGCTCTATCCACCAGCCTTTTATCACTTATATTTCTCAAAAAATGTGGTAAAATAG
- a CDS encoding Card1-like endonuclease domain-containing protein, with protein MTSLLVELYDRHVLEKNVYQAFVSDCDEILFLSLTKISNEEKLSLRQFIMEEVPHIQRVTFRQLSLEQLANQLDYSLAGYDQVLLDVFGGDSLLALSLYQYGLDRHLPIVAMDVERGKQYKWIAGQLEKEDLDIPTLSIQQLIALRGGKMLKSKRPIHSDQQIAAIKKLASSAISNPAHWYQVTQFFSLAKTNDLHAETEKILENNGRYYHYPKSLIPLLVEAGMLCIESEDKERVSYSFPSQEAQVFCRNKGHILEVYLYLLALESQLFDECMIGGEIDWNGIFPEADNVQNEIDVILRKGRSITFISCKMTDLSVEAINELEVYANHFAGESCLKLIVCTGKINPVYANRCQEYGVLVIRSEQIPNLIPMLKKYSKRQKR; from the coding sequence ATGACGAGTCTTTTGGTGGAACTGTATGATCGGCATGTATTGGAAAAGAATGTCTACCAAGCCTTTGTCAGTGATTGTGACGAGATTCTTTTTCTATCTTTGACGAAAATAAGCAATGAAGAGAAGCTCTCTCTCCGTCAGTTTATCATGGAAGAGGTACCTCATATCCAACGAGTGACCTTTCGTCAGTTATCCTTAGAACAACTAGCAAACCAGTTAGATTATTCTCTAGCAGGCTATGACCAGGTTCTTCTTGATGTTTTTGGTGGGGATTCGCTACTAGCCTTATCACTCTATCAATACGGCTTGGATCGCCATCTTCCCATCGTTGCCATGGATGTCGAGCGGGGAAAACAATACAAGTGGATAGCCGGTCAGTTAGAAAAAGAAGACTTGGACATTCCAACCCTAAGCATCCAACAGCTGATAGCCTTGCGTGGTGGAAAAATGCTCAAATCAAAACGCCCTATCCACTCAGATCAGCAAATTGCAGCCATTAAAAAGCTAGCCAGCTCTGCTATTTCCAATCCTGCTCACTGGTATCAAGTGACCCAATTTTTCTCTCTAGCTAAGACCAATGACCTGCATGCTGAGACAGAAAAGATACTGGAAAACAATGGCAGGTATTATCACTATCCAAAATCCCTTATTCCTTTACTTGTGGAAGCAGGGATGCTTTGTATTGAAAGCGAGGACAAGGAGCGAGTAAGCTACAGCTTTCCAAGTCAAGAAGCTCAAGTCTTTTGCCGCAACAAGGGACATATTTTAGAGGTATATCTCTATCTCTTAGCGCTTGAGTCTCAGCTGTTTGATGAGTGCATGATAGGCGGTGAGATTGATTGGAATGGCATCTTTCCAGAGGCGGACAATGTTCAAAATGAGATTGATGTCATTCTGAGAAAGGGACGCTCGATTACCTTTATCTCTTGCAAGATGACAGATTTATCAGTTGAAGCCATTAACGAACTAGAAGTCTACGCCAATCATTTTGCTGGGGAGAGTTGCCTCAAGTTGATTGTTTGTACGGGAAAAATCAATCCTGTTTATGCCAATCGCTGCCAGGAATACGGAGTGCTGGTCATTAGAAGCGAGCAGATCCCCAATCTCATTCCCATGCTAAAAAAATATTCTAAGAGACAAAAAAGATAA
- the tehB gene encoding SAM-dependent methyltransferase TehB gives MEKLIAYKRMPLWNKQTMPEAVQQKHNTKVGTWGKITVLKGTLKFIELTEDGEVLAEHLFESGADNPMAQPQAWHRVEAATDDVEWYLEFYCKPEDYFPKKYNTNPVHSEVLEAMQTVKPGRALDLGCGQGRNSLFLAQNGFDVTAVDQNELSLEILQSIVEQEDLDMPVGLYDINSASIGQAYDFIVSTVVLMFLQADRIPAIIQNMQEHTTVGGYNLIVCAMDTEDYPCSINFPFTFKEGELADYYKDWELIKYNENPGHLHRRDENGNRIQLRFATMLAKKVK, from the coding sequence ATGGAAAAACTAATTGCCTATAAACGCATGCCCTTGTGGAATAAACAGACCATGCCTGAAGCTGTTCAGCAAAAGCACAATACTAAAGTCGGGACTTGGGGGAAAATCACCGTTTTGAAAGGAACTCTCAAGTTTATTGAATTGACAGAGGATGGTGAGGTTCTAGCTGAGCACCTCTTTGAATCGGGGGCTGATAATCCCATGGCGCAACCGCAAGCCTGGCATCGAGTAGAGGCAGCCACAGATGATGTAGAATGGTACTTGGAATTTTATTGTAAACCTGAGGATTATTTTCCTAAGAAATACAATACCAATCCAGTCCATTCAGAGGTTCTAGAGGCCATGCAGACGGTAAAACCCGGAAGAGCCTTGGATTTAGGTTGTGGTCAAGGACGTAACTCTCTCTTTCTTGCACAGAATGGTTTTGATGTGACAGCTGTGGATCAAAATGAATTGTCCCTTGAAATCTTGCAAAGCATTGTGGAACAAGAGGATCTAGACATGCCTGTCGGACTTTATGATATCAATTCAGCCAGCATCGGGCAAGCCTATGATTTTATCGTATCAACTGTTGTTCTCATGTTCCTACAAGCGGACCGCATTCCAGCTATTATCCAAAATATGCAGGAGCACACCACGGTTGGTGGTTACAATCTTATCGTCTGTGCCATGGATACAGAGGATTATCCTTGCTCAATCAACTTCCCATTCACCTTTAAAGAAGGGGAGCTGGCGGACTACTACAAGGATTGGGAATTGATTAAGTACAATGAAAACCCAGGACATCTGCACCGTCGTGATGAAAATGGTAATCGCATTCAACTACGCTTTGCGACTATGTTAGCTAAAAAAGTCAAGTAA
- the smpB gene encoding SsrA-binding protein SmpB, with protein sequence MAKGEGKVIAQNKKAHHDYTIVDTLEAGIVLTGTEIKSVRAARINLKDGFAQVKNGEVWLSNVHIAPYEEGNIWNQEPERRRKLLLHKKQIQKLEQETKGTGMTLVPLKVYLKDGYAKLLLGLAKGKHDYDKRESIKRREQNRDIARVMKAVNQR encoded by the coding sequence ATGGCAAAGGGCGAGGGAAAGGTCATCGCACAAAATAAAAAAGCGCACCACGACTATACAATCGTAGATACGCTAGAGGCAGGAATAGTGCTGACAGGAACGGAAATCAAGAGTGTACGTGCTGCACGTATCAATCTCAAGGACGGATTTGCCCAAGTAAAAAATGGGGAAGTCTGGCTGAGCAATGTTCATATTGCCCCTTACGAAGAGGGCAATATCTGGAACCAGGAACCTGAACGCCGTCGCAAACTTCTACTCCATAAGAAGCAAATTCAAAAATTGGAACAAGAGACCAAAGGGACAGGAATGACCCTTGTTCCCCTCAAAGTCTATCTCAAAGATGGCTATGCCAAGCTTCTTTTAGGACTTGCCAAAGGGAAGCATGACTATGATAAACGGGAGTCAATCAAGCGACGTGAACAAAACCGCGACATCGCGCGTGTGATGAAAGCTGTTAACCAGCGATAA
- the rnr gene encoding ribonuclease R: MKDKIKDYLQEKGRVTVNDLAQALGKDRSKDFRELIKTLSLMERKHQIRFEDDGSLCLDQKKKHEITLKGIFHAHKNGFGFVSIEGEEDDLFVGKNDVNYAIDGDTVEVVIKKVADRNKGTAAEAKIIDILEHSLTTVVGQIVLDQEKPKYAGYIRSKNQKISQPVYVKKPALKLEGTEVLKVFIDKYPSKKHDFFVASVLDVVGHSTDVGIDVLEVLESMDIVSEFPEAVLKEAESVPEAPSQKDMEGRLDLRDEIAFTIDGADAKDLDDAVHIKALKNGNIELGVHIADVSYYVTEGSALDKEALNRATSVYVTDRVVPMLPERLSNGICSLNPQVDRLTQSAIMEIDKHGRVVNYTITQTVIKTSFRMTYSAVNDILAGDEEKRREFKKIVPSIELMAKLHETLESMREKRGALNFDTSEAKILVDKKGKPVDIVLRQRGVAERMIESFMLIANETVAEHFSKLDLPFIYRIHEEPKAEKVQKFIDYASSFGLRIYGTASEISQEALQDIMRAVEGEPYADVLSMMLLRSMQQARYSEHNHGHYGLAADYYTHFTSPIRRYPDLLVHRMIRDYGRSKEVAEHFEQVIPEIATQSSNRERRAIEAEREVEAMKKAEYMEEYVGEEYDAVVSSIVKFGLFVELPNTVEGLIHITNLPEFYHFNERDLTLRGEKSGITFRVGQQIRIRVERADKMTGEIDFSYIPSEFDVIEKGLKQAGRKDRGRSSSRRSDKKEDKRKSGRSNDKHKHSQKDKKKKGKKPFYKEVAKKGAKHGKGRGKGHRTK, from the coding sequence ATGAAAGATAAAATTAAAGATTATTTGCAAGAGAAGGGGCGAGTGACGGTAAATGACCTAGCTCAGGCTCTCGGAAAGGATAGATCCAAGGATTTCCGTGAGTTGATTAAAACCCTGTCTCTGATGGAAAGAAAGCACCAGATTCGCTTTGAAGATGATGGCAGTTTATGTCTGGACCAAAAGAAGAAACATGAAATCACCCTCAAAGGGATTTTTCATGCCCATAAAAACGGCTTTGGCTTTGTCAGTATAGAAGGCGAAGAGGACGACCTTTTTGTAGGAAAAAACGATGTCAACTATGCCATTGATGGTGATACCGTAGAGGTGGTCATCAAGAAAGTCGCTGACCGCAACAAGGGAACTGCTGCAGAAGCCAAAATTATTGATATCTTAGAACACAGCCTGACAACCGTTGTCGGGCAAATCGTTCTGGATCAGGAAAAGCCCAAGTATGCTGGCTACATCCGTTCGAAAAATCAGAAAATCAGTCAACCGGTTTATGTTAAGAAACCAGCTCTAAAACTAGAAGGAACAGAGGTTCTCAAGGTCTTTATCGATAAATACCCAAGCAAGAAACATGATTTCTTTGTTGCGAGTGTACTAGATGTGGTTGGGCATTCAACGGATGTCGGAATTGACGTTCTTGAAGTCTTGGAATCCATGGATATTGTTTCAGAATTTCCAGAAGCTGTTCTCAAGGAAGCAGAAAGTGTGCCAGAAGCTCCGTCTCAAAAGGATATGGAAGGTCGTCTGGACCTGAGAGATGAAATCGCCTTTACCATTGACGGTGCGGATGCCAAGGACTTGGACGACGCAGTACACATCAAGGCTTTGAAAAATGGCAATATCGAGCTTGGAGTTCACATCGCAGATGTTTCCTACTATGTGACCGAGGGTTCTGCCCTTGACAAGGAAGCTCTTAACCGCGCGACTTCTGTCTACGTGACAGACCGAGTGGTGCCAATGCTTCCAGAGCGTTTGTCAAACGGCATCTGCTCTCTCAATCCTCAAGTCGATCGCTTGACCCAGTCTGCTATTATGGAAATTGATAAACACGGTCGTGTGGTTAATTACACCATTACCCAAACGGTTATCAAGACTAGCTTTCGTATGACCTATAGCGCTGTCAATGATATCCTAGCAGGTGACGAGGAAAAGAGACGAGAGTTTAAGAAAATTGTTCCAAGTATCGAGCTCATGGCCAAGCTTCATGAAACTCTAGAAAGCATGCGTGAGAAGCGTGGCGCCCTTAACTTTGATACCAGCGAAGCAAAGATTCTAGTGGATAAAAAAGGTAAGCCTGTGGATATCGTTCTTCGTCAGCGTGGTGTTGCTGAGCGGATGATTGAGTCCTTCATGTTGATTGCTAATGAAACGGTTGCCGAGCACTTTAGTAAACTGGACCTACCTTTCATTTATCGGATTCACGAGGAGCCCAAGGCTGAAAAAGTTCAGAAGTTTATTGATTATGCTTCGAGCTTTGGATTGCGAATTTATGGGACTGCCAGTGAGATTAGCCAGGAGGCGCTCCAAGACATCATGCGTGCGGTTGAGGGAGAACCCTATGCGGATGTATTGTCCATGATGCTTCTTCGTTCCATGCAGCAGGCTCGCTATTCTGAGCACAATCACGGTCACTATGGTCTTGCTGCCGACTATTACACTCATTTTACCAGTCCGATTCGCCGTTATCCAGACCTCCTTGTCCATCGAATGATTCGGGACTATGGGCGTTCTAAGGAAGTAGCAGAGCATTTTGAACAAGTGATTCCAGAGATTGCAACCCAGTCTTCCAACCGTGAACGTCGTGCCATCGAGGCGGAGCGTGAAGTCGAAGCCATGAAAAAGGCTGAGTACATGGAAGAATACGTGGGTGAAGAGTACGATGCGGTTGTGTCTAGCATCGTCAAATTCGGTCTCTTTGTCGAATTGCCGAACACAGTTGAAGGCTTGATTCACATCACCAATCTACCTGAATTTTATCATTTCAACGAGCGTGATTTGACTCTTCGTGGAGAGAAATCAGGAATAACTTTCCGCGTGGGACAGCAGATTCGTATTCGCGTAGAAAGAGCGGATAAGATGACAGGTGAGATTGACTTCTCTTATATCCCAAGTGAGTTTGATGTCATCGAAAAAGGCTTGAAACAAGCTGGACGCAAAGACAGAGGTCGTAGTTCAAGTCGTCGTTCAGACAAGAAGGAAGACAAGAGAAAATCAGGGCGCTCGAATGATAAGCACAAGCATTCACAAAAAGATAAAAAGAAAAAGGGTAAGAAACCATTTTACAAAGAAGTAGCTAAGAAAGGAGCCAAGCATGGCAAAGGGCGAGGGAAAGGTCATCGCACAAAATAA
- the secG gene encoding preprotein translocase subunit SecG, which yields MYNLLLTILLVLSVVIVIAIFMQPTKNQSSNVFDASSGDLFERSKARGFEAVMQRLTGILVFFWLAIALALTVLSSR from the coding sequence ATGTATAACCTATTGTTAACCATTTTATTAGTATTATCTGTTGTGATTGTGATTGCGATTTTCATGCAACCAACTAAGAACCAATCCAGCAATGTATTTGATGCCAGCTCAGGTGATTTGTTTGAACGTAGTAAGGCGCGTGGTTTTGAAGCTGTGATGCAACGTTTGACAGGTATTTTAGTCTTTTTCTGGCTAGCCATTGCCTTAGCATTGACGGTATTATCAAGTAGATAA